The following proteins are co-located in the Pseudarthrobacter siccitolerans genome:
- a CDS encoding DUF3566 domain-containing protein has translation MSNPDSFPKPNTSAPEGSRPSAAPRVNAPVRPQQRPAAPAAAPGQRPAVPGQRPLQGERPTPGQAAPRTAAGPSVSGQRPAPGQRPMQGNQGQGGQRPAQGTPGLVKPAPKAKVRRARLLISKVDPWSVLKMAFLLSVALGIVTVVAAIVLWTVLDLTGIFDQVDSLLGTLAGSEGGGFELKKVASLGQVASFATIIAVVNVVLLTALSMLSAVLYNIAATLVGGIGVTLTDD, from the coding sequence ATGAGTAATCCCGACTCATTTCCCAAGCCGAACACTTCAGCTCCCGAGGGAAGCCGGCCCTCGGCTGCACCCCGCGTGAACGCTCCTGTTCGTCCGCAGCAGCGGCCAGCCGCGCCCGCGGCAGCTCCCGGACAACGCCCGGCAGTCCCCGGCCAGCGTCCCCTCCAGGGTGAACGGCCGACGCCGGGACAGGCCGCACCGCGCACGGCTGCGGGACCATCCGTCTCCGGCCAGCGTCCGGCACCGGGCCAACGCCCGATGCAGGGAAACCAGGGCCAGGGAGGCCAGCGGCCGGCCCAGGGGACACCGGGACTCGTCAAGCCCGCCCCTAAGGCCAAAGTGCGGCGCGCGCGGCTGCTGATCAGCAAGGTGGACCCATGGTCTGTCCTGAAGATGGCCTTCCTGCTGTCCGTGGCGCTGGGAATCGTCACGGTGGTCGCCGCCATCGTCCTGTGGACCGTCCTGGACCTCACCGGAATCTTTGACCAGGTGGACAGCCTGCTCGGTACCCTTGCCGGCTCCGAAGGCGGCGGCTTCGAACTGAAGAAGGTTGCCTCCCTCGGCCAGGTGGCCTCGTTCGCCACCATCATCGCCGTGGTGAACGTGGTCCTGCTGACCGCGCTCTCCATGCTCTCTGCCGTCCTGTACAACATTGCAGCCACCCTGGTGGGCGGCATCGGCGTTACCCTCACCGACGATTAG
- a CDS encoding DLW-39 family protein — protein MKKLLVLAAAIAGVLVYRKAQESEARKTVWSKSTDSVG, from the coding sequence GTGAAGAAGTTGCTTGTACTGGCAGCTGCAATCGCAGGCGTCCTCGTCTACCGGAAAGCACAGGAATCCGAAGCCCGGAAAACAGTCTGGAGCAAGTCCACCGATTCGGTTGGCTAG
- a CDS encoding DMT family transporter: MAYFIAALGVLGVASSGPLIAATLGATSVSALAIAFWRNAIGAVVMATPTLIREPALFGRVTRREFRWSLLAAVALALHFACFITSLQLTSVAAATALVCLQSAWIAVFQLFRGTRHRWQVLAGLGIAFGGVVAITGFDMGSSPEALAGDLLAVAGGALAGLYTLAGGKARQSMTTGTYTTLCYGMCAALVALLALLGGQPLVGFDAGGWLGIAAITVCAQLVGHTAFNHLLATMGPLLVSMIILLEIPGAALLAAMFLQETLPAGTYAGLALILVGLAVVVLGQKPARAGRRGRPGGSGEQDGPERPLAELGTD, from the coding sequence GTGGCCTACTTTATTGCAGCCCTTGGCGTGCTGGGTGTTGCCTCCTCCGGTCCCCTGATAGCAGCCACGCTGGGAGCCACCAGTGTCAGTGCGCTGGCCATAGCCTTCTGGCGCAACGCCATCGGCGCCGTCGTGATGGCCACCCCTACCCTCATCCGGGAGCCGGCCTTGTTCGGCAGGGTGACCCGGAGGGAGTTCCGCTGGTCGCTGCTCGCCGCCGTCGCCCTGGCCCTGCACTTTGCCTGCTTCATCACCTCGCTGCAGCTGACGTCCGTTGCTGCGGCCACGGCCCTGGTGTGCCTCCAATCGGCATGGATTGCCGTCTTCCAGCTCTTCAGGGGAACCAGGCACCGCTGGCAGGTGCTCGCCGGCCTGGGCATCGCCTTTGGCGGAGTCGTGGCCATCACCGGCTTCGACATGGGATCTTCCCCGGAAGCCCTCGCAGGTGACTTGCTGGCAGTGGCCGGCGGAGCCCTGGCCGGGCTGTACACGCTGGCGGGTGGCAAGGCCCGGCAGAGCATGACCACCGGGACTTACACCACGCTCTGCTACGGAATGTGCGCTGCCCTCGTGGCCCTCCTCGCGCTGCTGGGCGGACAACCGCTGGTGGGCTTCGACGCTGGCGGCTGGCTCGGTATCGCGGCAATCACTGTGTGCGCCCAACTGGTGGGCCATACCGCGTTCAACCACCTGCTCGCCACGATGGGTCCGCTGCTGGTGTCCATGATCATCCTGCTGGAAATCCCCGGCGCGGCGCTCCTGGCAGCCATGTTCCTGCAGGAAACACTTCCCGCAGGCACCTACGCAGGGCTGGCCCTGATCCTGGTGGGGCTCGCCGTCGTTGTACTCGGCCAAAAGCCCGCAAGGGCAGGAAGGCGGGGCCGCCCGGGAGGGTCAGGGGAACAGGATGGACCGGAACGTCCGCTGGCGGAACTCGGGACAGACTGA
- a CDS encoding glycosyltransferase: MSADQSSEDALNDAAQQARVSIVIPAYNEESVIRQCLIAAIYQSVPAHEIIVVDNLSKDRTADIVRQMQLEYPESPIVLLSQDQEQGLIPTRNFGLDNATGDILGRIDADSVVEPDWVEQVQRAFGDPSVQAATGPVVYYDMPMRRFGLKADDKMRQLMLKLAKHQYHFLFGSNMALRSSAWEIIRSETCRDEKDEMHEDIDLSLHLADHDLKINYCPQMVSGMSARRLEDSPRDYRYYVTRFDRTYKAHNVKKMALKAPMVVFFSVYFPAKLLRAIHTVNTAQPTRRGGQ; the protein is encoded by the coding sequence ATGTCAGCCGACCAATCCTCTGAGGATGCCTTGAACGACGCAGCACAGCAGGCCCGCGTGTCCATTGTCATCCCGGCATATAACGAGGAGAGCGTCATCCGGCAGTGCCTTATAGCTGCCATCTACCAGTCGGTGCCCGCCCACGAAATCATCGTGGTGGACAACCTCTCCAAGGACCGGACCGCTGACATCGTCCGCCAGATGCAACTTGAGTATCCGGAAAGCCCCATCGTCCTGCTGAGCCAGGACCAGGAACAGGGGCTCATTCCCACCCGCAACTTCGGCCTGGACAACGCCACCGGGGACATCCTCGGCCGCATCGACGCGGACTCCGTGGTGGAACCGGACTGGGTGGAACAGGTGCAGCGCGCCTTCGGTGACCCGTCAGTCCAGGCCGCCACCGGGCCAGTCGTCTATTACGACATGCCCATGCGCCGCTTCGGCCTCAAAGCGGACGACAAAATGCGCCAGCTCATGCTGAAGCTGGCCAAGCACCAATACCATTTCCTGTTCGGCTCCAACATGGCCCTGCGCTCTTCGGCCTGGGAGATCATCCGCTCAGAGACGTGCCGCGACGAGAAGGACGAGATGCATGAAGACATCGATCTTTCGCTGCACCTCGCCGACCACGACCTGAAGATCAACTACTGCCCCCAGATGGTGTCCGGCATGTCCGCGCGCCGGCTGGAGGATTCCCCCCGGGACTACCGCTACTACGTCACCCGGTTTGACCGCACGTACAAGGCCCACAACGTGAAGAAGATGGCCCTCAAGGCACCGATGGTGGTGTTTTTCTCGGTGTACTTCCCGGCCAAGCTCCTGCGGGCCATCCACACCGTTAATACTGCACAGCCAACCCGCCGCGGCGGGCAGTAG
- a CDS encoding peptidylprolyl isomerase, with amino-acid sequence MTAIATAKATIHTSLGDIVVNLFGNHAPKTVKNFVGLATGEQAWTHPETGEDKTGTPLYNGTIFHRIIKDFMIQAGDPLGRGVGGPGYQFDDEIHPELSFNQPYKLAMANAGIRMGKGTNGSQFFITTIPTDWLQGKHSIFGEVADDESKKVVDAIEGVRTGMGDRPVEDVTINSIDIEQL; translated from the coding sequence ATGACTGCCATCGCAACTGCAAAAGCAACCATCCACACAAGCCTCGGCGACATCGTCGTCAACCTCTTCGGCAACCACGCGCCCAAGACGGTCAAGAACTTCGTTGGCCTCGCCACGGGCGAGCAGGCGTGGACCCACCCGGAAACGGGCGAGGATAAGACCGGTACGCCCCTGTACAACGGCACCATCTTCCACCGCATCATCAAGGACTTCATGATCCAGGCCGGCGATCCCCTGGGCCGCGGCGTGGGCGGACCGGGCTACCAGTTCGACGACGAAATCCACCCCGAACTCAGCTTCAACCAGCCCTACAAGCTGGCCATGGCAAACGCCGGCATCCGCATGGGCAAGGGCACCAACGGGTCACAGTTCTTCATCACCACCATCCCCACCGACTGGCTGCAGGGCAAGCACAGCATCTTCGGTGAAGTAGCGGACGACGAATCCAAGAAGGTCGTGGACGCCATTGAAGGTGTCCGTACCGGCATGGGTGACCGCCCGGTGGAGGACGTCACCATCAACAGCATCGACATCGAACAGCTGTAA
- a CDS encoding rhomboid family intramembrane serine protease yields the protein MSYGIPSAEPSAQVPVCPRHPDRPSYVRCQRCGRPACPDCQRAAAVGFQCIDCVNETRRTTPEVRTVYGGAATAGKPLVTYGIIAACVLVYVLQWIIPGQAVYEQFAYNNVFATPKYGAFEPWRMLTAAFLHSPDSVLHIVLNMYTLWIFGQALEPLLGRIRFLALYLISAIGGSVGYLLLNPLLVPGQGLVGVVGASGAIFGLFGAMLLVQRQRGGDTRQLWVLIAINGVIGFLIPQIAWQAHLGGLVTGGLCAAVLAYTPRGRRQGLVQAAGLVAVLALLVAASWIRISL from the coding sequence ATGAGTTACGGAATTCCGTCGGCTGAGCCGTCCGCGCAGGTTCCGGTCTGCCCCCGGCATCCGGACCGGCCATCCTACGTGCGCTGTCAGCGGTGCGGACGCCCCGCGTGCCCGGACTGCCAGCGGGCGGCCGCCGTCGGATTCCAGTGCATTGACTGCGTCAACGAAACAAGGCGTACGACGCCGGAAGTGCGGACGGTCTACGGCGGCGCCGCAACTGCCGGCAAACCATTGGTGACGTACGGCATCATCGCAGCGTGCGTGCTGGTGTACGTGCTGCAGTGGATCATCCCCGGCCAGGCCGTTTATGAACAGTTCGCCTACAACAACGTCTTCGCCACCCCTAAATACGGGGCCTTCGAGCCTTGGCGGATGCTCACGGCAGCATTCCTGCACTCGCCGGATTCCGTGCTGCACATTGTCCTTAACATGTACACGCTGTGGATCTTCGGCCAGGCACTCGAGCCGCTCCTGGGCCGCATCCGCTTCCTGGCCCTCTACCTGATTTCGGCCATTGGCGGCTCGGTGGGATACCTGCTCCTGAACCCGCTGCTGGTGCCCGGGCAAGGCCTGGTGGGAGTAGTGGGCGCTTCAGGTGCCATCTTCGGGCTCTTCGGTGCCATGCTGTTGGTACAGCGGCAGCGCGGCGGAGATACCCGCCAGCTGTGGGTGCTGATCGCCATCAACGGTGTGATCGGCTTCCTCATCCCCCAGATCGCCTGGCAGGCGCACCTTGGCGGCCTGGTCACCGGCGGGCTCTGCGCGGCGGTCCTCGCCTACACTCCCCGCGGACGCCGGCAGGGCCTGGTCCAGGCAGCCGGCCTGGTAGCGGTCCTCGCCCTGCTGGTTGCCGCCAGCTGGATCCGAATTTCGCTCTAG
- a CDS encoding IS30 family transposase, which yields MRKAGVSRREAARTVGVNIRTARDWDQGIRKSSNRRIYPDGWVIDYKRGVNSFDTPAGVMAMPAPGITALEKPIDPRYLSLEDRERIRDLSGHGASQQAIAAALGRSPSTISRELARNGRNDGYQPYAAHRAAAARRTRPKAAKLAGDSDLRDYVKDKLLLRWSPEQISHTLVGEFPDQPEMRVSPETIYQALYVQARGGLKREIQAALRTGRTRRKPHRSGEQRTPRFVDPMVMISERPPEIEDRAVPGHWEGDLITGAYNQSAIATLVERTTRYVMLIHLPNDHTAETVRDGLVKTMTTLPAHLRGSLTWDQGAEMATHKSFTLATDMPVYFCDPASPWQRGSNENTNGLLRQYFPKGTDLSVYGPEDLEHVAQELNGRPRKTLGWNTPAERLRDLLLTT from the coding sequence CTGCGCAAGGCCGGTGTTTCCCGTCGTGAAGCGGCACGGACAGTTGGCGTGAACATTCGCACGGCCAGGGACTGGGACCAGGGAATCCGGAAGTCGAGCAATCGACGCATTTACCCTGACGGATGGGTGATCGACTACAAACGGGGAGTGAACTCCTTTGACACCCCGGCCGGCGTAATGGCTATGCCCGCCCCGGGCATCACCGCACTGGAAAAACCCATTGATCCGCGCTACCTGTCTCTGGAGGACCGGGAGCGGATCCGGGACCTGTCCGGACACGGTGCCTCGCAGCAGGCCATCGCTGCCGCGCTGGGCAGGTCACCGTCCACCATCAGCCGTGAGCTCGCCCGCAACGGACGGAACGACGGTTACCAGCCCTATGCGGCGCACCGTGCTGCCGCTGCCCGCCGGACGCGGCCCAAGGCGGCCAAACTCGCAGGCGACTCGGACCTGCGTGACTACGTGAAGGACAAGCTGCTCCTACGCTGGTCTCCGGAGCAGATCAGCCACACGCTGGTCGGAGAGTTCCCTGACCAACCGGAGATGCGTGTGAGCCCAGAGACGATTTATCAAGCCCTCTACGTCCAGGCCAGAGGCGGACTCAAACGCGAAATCCAGGCAGCCCTGCGCACCGGCCGGACCCGCCGCAAACCCCACCGCAGCGGCGAGCAGCGCACTCCCCGGTTTGTGGACCCGATGGTCATGATTTCCGAGCGCCCGCCTGAGATCGAGGACCGCGCCGTGCCAGGCCATTGGGAAGGGGACCTCATCACCGGCGCCTACAACCAGTCAGCGATCGCGACCCTGGTCGAACGCACCACCCGCTACGTAATGCTCATCCACCTGCCAAATGACCACACCGCCGAAACAGTCCGCGACGGACTCGTCAAAACCATGACCACCCTGCCGGCCCACCTGCGAGGCTCCCTGACCTGGGACCAGGGCGCGGAAATGGCCACCCACAAATCATTCACCCTTGCCACCGACATGCCCGTCTACTTCTGCGATCCCGCCAGCCCCTGGCAACGCGGCTCCAACGAGAACACCAACGGGCTCCTGCGCCAGTACTTCCCCAAAGGCACCGACCTGTCCGTCTACGGACCCGAAGATCTCGAACACGTCGCGCAGGAACTCAACGGCCGCCCACGCAAAACGCTCGGCTGGAATACTCCAGCCGAGCGTTTACGTGATCTACTACTAACCACCTAA
- a CDS encoding carboxymuconolactone decarboxylase family protein yields the protein MSATTQHIYLDKQHPALWRALNGLGLKVREAAEAAGLDESTVELLRVRVSQLNGCAYCLDLHVREAMEAGETVQRIAVLPAWRETALFTEKERAALALAESITELPGHSQQGNEEAYAREHLSEEEFSAVSWLAIAMNAFNRVSITSHHPVTRDR from the coding sequence TTGAGCGCCACTACGCAGCACATCTACCTCGATAAGCAGCATCCCGCCCTGTGGAGAGCCCTTAACGGACTGGGACTGAAGGTGCGGGAGGCCGCCGAAGCGGCAGGCCTGGACGAATCCACCGTGGAGCTCCTGCGGGTCCGCGTTTCACAGCTCAATGGATGTGCCTACTGCCTCGACCTTCATGTAAGGGAAGCAATGGAGGCAGGCGAAACGGTGCAGCGAATTGCCGTACTCCCGGCATGGCGCGAGACAGCTCTCTTTACCGAGAAGGAGCGGGCCGCACTCGCACTGGCCGAGAGCATTACGGAACTGCCGGGCCACAGCCAGCAGGGGAACGAGGAGGCCTACGCCCGGGAGCACCTCTCGGAGGAGGAGTTCTCGGCGGTGAGCTGGTTGGCCATTGCCATGAATGCGTTTAACCGCGTCTCAATCACCAGCCACCATCCGGTTACCCGGGACCGGTAA
- a CDS encoding DNA-3-methyladenine glycosylase I: MATDSGAVVGEDGLARPLWASVDPLLREYYDTEWGLPVTDEHGLYERICLEGFQAGLSWATILRKRPAFRAAFAGFNPDAVALFTDNDVERLMQDPGIVRNRLKVRSAITNARATLALRQEGGLVEFVWQFKPAATPSPAVHSDIPTQSPESAALSKALRKKGFSFVGPTTMFALMEAIGMVDTHLLDSHRRGSSGVWPGPSA, translated from the coding sequence ATAGCTACTGACAGCGGCGCCGTAGTGGGTGAGGACGGACTGGCCCGGCCTCTGTGGGCCTCCGTCGATCCGCTCCTGCGCGAGTACTACGACACCGAGTGGGGCCTGCCGGTCACTGATGAACACGGGCTCTACGAGCGGATCTGCCTTGAGGGCTTCCAGGCAGGGCTCTCCTGGGCCACCATCCTCCGGAAGCGCCCCGCGTTCCGGGCGGCCTTCGCCGGCTTCAACCCTGACGCTGTGGCGTTGTTTACTGATAATGACGTTGAGCGCCTGATGCAGGACCCAGGCATTGTGCGGAACCGCCTGAAAGTCCGCTCCGCCATCACCAATGCCCGGGCCACGCTCGCACTGCGGCAGGAAGGCGGCCTGGTGGAGTTCGTCTGGCAGTTCAAACCCGCTGCGACGCCCAGCCCGGCAGTCCACTCCGACATCCCCACACAGTCCCCTGAGTCGGCCGCCCTGTCCAAGGCGCTGCGGAAGAAGGGCTTCTCCTTCGTAGGGCCCACCACCATGTTTGCCCTGATGGAAGCCATCGGCATGGTGGATACCCATCTTTTGGACAGCCACCGGCGCGGATCTTCCGGAGTCTGGCCCGGTCCCAGCGCCTAG
- a CDS encoding cell division protein CrgA: MPESKPRKKTASTTQQASSQAYKPNPVWFKPVMFGLMIIGLLWIITFYISEGRLPVQAWESWNIVAGFGIAIVGFLMTTRWRS, translated from the coding sequence GTGCCCGAGTCAAAGCCACGCAAGAAGACCGCCAGCACCACCCAGCAGGCTTCGTCGCAGGCCTACAAGCCGAACCCCGTCTGGTTCAAGCCGGTGATGTTCGGCCTGATGATCATCGGCCTCCTCTGGATCATCACCTTCTACATCAGCGAAGGCCGCCTCCCGGTCCAGGCATGGGAATCCTGGAACATCGTGGCCGGGTTCGGCATCGCGATCGTCGGGTTCCTCATGACCACCCGGTGGCGTTCATAG
- a CDS encoding class E sortase — protein MVLQEKARPAAAPRAGVVFLRGTIQVLGELLITAGVILLLFVAWQLWWTNIESDAKQSEVIKEFAQDLGTPAPAAPEAPSAPAAPADFGQPVVGTAPGHAGTIGIMYIPRFGGNYTRPIVQGTSQDVLDTLGLGHYSNTAMPGAVGNFAVAGHRQTHGAVLDNIHTLVPGDKIYVQTKDGFYVYVFRNNQIVMPSRTDVLDPVPAQPGVAPTESFLTMTSCNPRFGAEERIIAYALLDTWRPASAGPPAEIAAQVAAATGRG, from the coding sequence GTGGTACTGCAGGAGAAGGCGAGGCCGGCCGCTGCGCCGCGTGCCGGCGTCGTATTTCTGCGCGGAACCATCCAGGTACTGGGTGAGCTGCTCATTACCGCCGGGGTTATCCTGCTGCTCTTTGTGGCCTGGCAGCTGTGGTGGACCAACATTGAATCGGACGCCAAGCAGAGCGAAGTGATCAAGGAGTTCGCCCAGGACCTCGGCACCCCGGCACCAGCCGCGCCGGAAGCCCCCTCCGCCCCCGCGGCTCCCGCCGACTTCGGCCAGCCGGTAGTGGGGACCGCGCCGGGCCACGCCGGCACCATCGGCATCATGTACATTCCGCGGTTCGGCGGGAACTACACCAGGCCCATCGTCCAAGGCACCAGCCAGGATGTGTTGGACACCCTGGGCCTGGGGCACTACAGCAACACGGCCATGCCGGGAGCGGTGGGAAACTTCGCTGTTGCCGGGCATCGCCAGACGCACGGCGCCGTCCTGGACAATATCCACACCCTGGTGCCCGGGGACAAGATCTACGTTCAGACGAAGGACGGTTTTTACGTCTATGTTTTCCGCAACAACCAGATCGTGATGCCGTCCCGCACTGACGTCCTGGATCCGGTGCCCGCCCAGCCGGGCGTCGCCCCCACGGAAAGCTTCCTCACCATGACCAGCTGCAATCCCCGCTTTGGTGCCGAAGAGCGAATCATCGCCTACGCCCTGCTGGACACCTGGCGCCCCGCATCAGCCGGTCCGCCCGCGGAAATTGCAGCGCAGGTAGCCGCAGCGACTGGAAGAGGCTGA
- a CDS encoding aminodeoxychorismate/anthranilate synthase component II translates to MTTTKILVVDNYDSFVYTLVGYLQELGAETTVVRNDDVTLAEAIELAGTRDGVLISPGPGNPAEAGVCIELIRWCGENSVPMFGVCLGHQALAEAFGGKVTHAPELMHGKTSLVEHIGTSVFSGLPSPVTATRYHSLAAVRDTLPDVLEVTAETASGVVMGLQHRTAPLCGVQFHPESVLTEGGYQMLGNWLESLGMKGAAARAAKLSPLIQR, encoded by the coding sequence ATGACCACAACCAAAATCCTCGTGGTGGATAACTACGACAGCTTCGTCTACACCCTGGTGGGCTACCTTCAGGAACTCGGCGCCGAGACCACCGTGGTCCGCAATGACGACGTCACCCTCGCCGAAGCCATCGAACTGGCAGGCACCCGCGACGGCGTCCTCATTTCCCCGGGCCCCGGCAACCCTGCCGAGGCCGGCGTCTGCATTGAACTGATCAGATGGTGTGGCGAAAACAGCGTGCCCATGTTCGGTGTGTGCCTGGGGCACCAGGCGTTGGCGGAGGCGTTCGGCGGCAAGGTGACCCACGCGCCGGAACTGATGCACGGCAAAACATCCCTCGTGGAGCACATCGGCACCAGCGTCTTTTCGGGGCTCCCCTCCCCCGTCACCGCCACCCGCTACCACTCGCTGGCCGCCGTCCGGGACACCCTTCCGGATGTCCTGGAAGTCACTGCGGAAACCGCGTCCGGCGTAGTGATGGGGCTTCAGCACCGCACCGCGCCCCTGTGCGGGGTACAGTTCCACCCCGAATCCGTGCTCACGGAGGGCGGCTACCAGATGCTGGGGAACTGGCTTGAGTCCCTGGGCATGAAGGGTGCGGCCGCCCGCGCTGCGAAGCTGAGCCCGCTCATCCAGCGTTAG
- the pknB gene encoding Stk1 family PASTA domain-containing Ser/Thr kinase, whose translation MDSQRVLSGRYELGALIGRGGMADVYRGMDTRLGRTVAIKLLRPDLARDPQFQARFKREAQAVAALNHPSIVAIYDTGEHMVHDRSDDDVRVPYIVMEYVEGRTIRDLIRAHEVSINHAIDYCLGVLGALEYSHKAGIVHRDIKPANVMYCEGTDSVKVMDFGIARAIADSSATMTQTQAVVGTAQYLSPEQARGETVDARSDLYSAACLLYEMLTSRPPFVGDSPVSVAYQHVREIPAPASSLNPEVSEALDSVLAKALQKNRNDRFQDAAGFQRALRAGRAGVPVPAAPASEAPTDPNDHVPAPSTAPVTEAFAATGAGFLDDAPTGRLAAIGSLADDGGQTASAVYEPSARDDLPLGFPPERERTGRQKSRRRAWIATLVVFTLLVLAGGGLWVYNTVNRPAPPPPKVQIPAVATMTESAALQELYGADLKPKIVRLQHDTVPKGTAIGTDPASGTSLDPGADVVLNISEGPSAVKIPDSLPGKTEAAARDILRQSGLVGAPSTTTANSASVPAGIVITTSPAPGQMVGVGTTVELVVSTGKVAVPELRGRTREEAEAALKELSLVPAVTEAENAQVEAGRVTDQSDPVNSVVPQGKTVAIVVAKAPPPPPSPTPTPTPTPKPTSTKKD comes from the coding sequence GTGGATAGCCAGCGTGTCCTGAGCGGACGCTACGAACTGGGCGCCCTCATCGGCCGCGGCGGGATGGCCGACGTTTACCGCGGCATGGATACCCGGCTGGGCCGGACCGTTGCCATCAAGCTGCTCCGTCCGGACCTTGCCCGGGATCCGCAGTTCCAGGCCCGGTTCAAGCGTGAGGCGCAGGCGGTGGCCGCGCTGAACCATCCGTCGATCGTGGCGATTTACGATACGGGCGAGCACATGGTCCATGACCGTTCGGATGACGACGTCCGGGTGCCGTACATCGTTATGGAATACGTCGAAGGCAGGACCATCCGGGACTTGATCCGGGCCCACGAGGTCAGCATCAACCACGCCATCGACTACTGCCTGGGCGTCCTCGGCGCGCTGGAGTACAGCCACAAAGCCGGCATCGTGCACCGGGACATCAAGCCGGCCAACGTGATGTACTGCGAAGGCACGGACTCGGTCAAGGTCATGGACTTCGGCATCGCCCGGGCCATCGCCGATTCGTCCGCCACCATGACCCAGACGCAGGCCGTGGTGGGCACTGCGCAGTACCTCTCTCCCGAGCAGGCCCGGGGCGAAACAGTCGACGCCCGGAGCGACCTCTACTCTGCCGCCTGCCTCCTCTACGAAATGTTGACTTCCCGCCCGCCGTTCGTCGGCGACAGTCCCGTGTCAGTGGCCTACCAGCACGTGCGTGAAATTCCTGCCCCGGCCAGCAGCCTCAACCCTGAAGTTTCGGAAGCCCTGGACAGCGTGCTGGCCAAGGCGCTGCAGAAGAACCGCAACGACAGGTTCCAGGACGCCGCCGGCTTCCAGCGTGCCCTGCGGGCTGGAAGGGCGGGGGTACCGGTGCCCGCAGCTCCAGCCTCCGAGGCCCCTACCGACCCTAATGACCACGTCCCTGCCCCTTCCACTGCGCCCGTGACCGAAGCGTTCGCGGCCACCGGCGCGGGCTTCCTTGATGATGCCCCGACGGGCCGGCTGGCTGCCATAGGCAGCCTGGCGGACGACGGCGGACAGACCGCTTCCGCCGTTTACGAACCTTCCGCCCGCGATGACTTACCCCTGGGCTTCCCTCCGGAGCGTGAGCGGACCGGCCGGCAGAAGTCCCGCCGTCGTGCCTGGATAGCCACCCTGGTGGTCTTCACCCTCCTGGTCCTCGCCGGGGGCGGGCTGTGGGTGTACAACACAGTGAACCGTCCGGCCCCGCCGCCGCCCAAGGTGCAGATCCCGGCGGTGGCAACGATGACCGAATCCGCGGCGCTGCAGGAACTCTATGGAGCGGACCTCAAACCGAAAATCGTGCGCCTGCAGCACGACACGGTACCCAAGGGCACGGCCATCGGAACGGATCCGGCGTCCGGCACCTCCCTGGACCCCGGAGCCGATGTAGTCCTGAACATTTCCGAAGGGCCCAGCGCCGTGAAGATTCCGGACAGCCTGCCCGGCAAGACGGAAGCCGCGGCCCGGGATATCCTGCGCCAGAGCGGACTGGTCGGAGCGCCCTCCACCACCACAGCCAACAGCGCCAGCGTTCCGGCCGGCATTGTCATCACCACCAGCCCTGCCCCCGGGCAGATGGTGGGCGTCGGCACCACTGTTGAGCTGGTGGTGTCCACCGGCAAGGTGGCGGTCCCCGAACTCCGTGGGCGGACGCGGGAAGAAGCTGAGGCGGCCCTGAAGGAGCTCAGCCTGGTACCGGCGGTCACCGAGGCGGAGAATGCACAGGTGGAGGCCGGCAGGGTGACGGACCAAAGCGATCCCGTGAACTCCGTGGTGCCGCAGGGGAAGACGGTGGCCATCGTGGTGGCCAAGGCGCCGCCCCCGCCGCCGTCACCTACTCCGACACCCACTCCCACTCCCAAACCGACGTCCACCAAGAAGGACTAG